A section of the Desulfomicrobium escambiense DSM 10707 genome encodes:
- a CDS encoding M48 family metallopeptidase has translation MASRIDLSDISIDVIRKDIKNIHLSVNPPDGQVRISAPERMSLDAVRVFAISKIGWIRKQQMKIREQERETPREYLERESHYVWGRRHLLTIQETDAAPVVRRRPGKLILQIRPGADEKTRQAVLDDFYRELIKHEAPAIVAKWEPVLGVQVKRLFVQHMKTKWGSCNPVARTIRLNTDLAKKPTECLEYIVVHEMTHLLEPTHNAKFVTLMDQFMPLWGQYKDQLNRLPVRHEEWEY, from the coding sequence ATGGCCTCGCGCATCGATCTGAGCGACATTTCCATCGACGTCATCCGCAAGGATATCAAGAACATCCATCTGAGCGTGAATCCGCCTGACGGCCAAGTTCGCATTTCCGCGCCCGAACGCATGAGTCTGGACGCCGTCCGCGTCTTCGCCATTTCGAAGATAGGCTGGATCAGGAAGCAACAGATGAAGATTCGCGAACAGGAGCGTGAGACGCCGCGCGAATATCTGGAGCGGGAGAGTCATTACGTCTGGGGCAGACGCCACCTTCTGACCATCCAGGAGACCGATGCCGCACCGGTGGTCAGGCGCAGGCCCGGCAAGCTCATCCTCCAGATCCGCCCCGGCGCGGACGAAAAAACGAGGCAAGCCGTGCTGGATGACTTCTACCGCGAACTGATCAAACACGAAGCCCCGGCCATTGTCGCCAAATGGGAACCGGTGCTTGGCGTGCAGGTCAAACGCCTTTTCGTACAGCACATGAAAACCAAATGGGGCAGCTGCAATCCGGTTGCGCGGACCATCCGGCTCAATACGGACCTGGCCAAAAAGCCGACGGAGTGTCTGGAATACATCGTGGTGCACGAGATGACGCATCTCCTTGAGCCGACGCACAACGCGAAATTTGTCACCCTGATGGACCAGTTCATGCCCTTATGGGGGCAGTATAAAGATCAGCTAAATCGGCTGCCGGTACGGCATGAGGAGTGGGAATACTAG
- a CDS encoding ATP-binding protein has product MKESQNIEWKQSWRDEYLKWICGFANAQGGTLIIGKNDRGEVLGLANAAKLMEDIPNKVRDVLGMVVPVNIHNEGGKEWLEIIVEPYPSPISYKGEYHYRSGSTKQELKGAALDKFLLQKQGRRWDGVPVPGFGVNDCSFAAFKLFKAKAAKSGRMSEEVLQDDNDQLLDNLQLKDGRYLKKAATLLFFDQPEKFVGGAYIKIGFFVTDDDLRYQDEIHGNVFEQVEKTLEILYFKYLKAYIRYEGIQRVEEFLFPRLALREALLNAVVHKDYSSGIPIQISVYDDKIVMWSPGQLPQDWTIERLLGKHPSAPYNPLLANAFFRAGYIESWGRGIEKINRECKEYGIAPPLYDYSMSGLMLTFIANPEHVNAALREHASNQHRGDTPQKKLVKTPVKTPVKTPEKILRLLAAKPSMTLNEVAAEIQKSLSAVERASSKLVKEGRMKYVGPQKGGHWEVLEEYDE; this is encoded by the coding sequence GTGAAAGAAAGCCAGAATATCGAATGGAAACAATCATGGCGTGATGAATACCTCAAGTGGATCTGCGGCTTTGCCAATGCTCAGGGTGGGACGTTGATCATCGGCAAGAATGATCGGGGCGAAGTGCTGGGTCTCGCCAATGCCGCAAAACTGATGGAAGACATCCCCAACAAGGTCCGCGATGTTCTGGGCATGGTGGTGCCGGTCAACATCCACAACGAGGGCGGAAAAGAGTGGCTGGAAATTATCGTGGAGCCCTATCCCAGCCCAATCAGCTACAAAGGCGAATACCACTACCGCAGCGGCAGCACAAAGCAGGAGTTGAAGGGAGCGGCGCTGGACAAATTTCTACTGCAAAAACAGGGCAGGCGTTGGGATGGCGTGCCGGTGCCGGGCTTTGGCGTGAACGACTGCAGCTTCGCTGCGTTCAAACTGTTCAAAGCCAAGGCCGCCAAAAGTGGACGCATGAGCGAAGAGGTCTTGCAAGATGACAACGACCAGTTGCTGGACAATCTGCAGCTCAAGGACGGCCGTTATCTCAAAAAAGCCGCGACATTGCTGTTTTTCGATCAGCCGGAAAAATTTGTCGGCGGTGCCTACATAAAAATCGGTTTCTTCGTGACGGATGATGATCTGCGCTATCAGGATGAAATCCACGGCAATGTCTTCGAGCAGGTCGAAAAAACTCTGGAAATCTTATATTTCAAATATCTGAAAGCCTACATCCGCTATGAAGGCATACAGCGGGTTGAGGAATTTCTGTTCCCTCGACTAGCCTTGCGTGAGGCCTTGCTCAATGCGGTGGTGCACAAGGATTACAGCAGCGGCATCCCGATCCAAATCAGTGTGTACGATGATAAAATTGTGATGTGGAGCCCCGGACAATTACCGCAAGACTGGACCATCGAACGGCTCTTAGGCAAACACCCATCAGCTCCGTACAATCCTCTTCTAGCCAATGCCTTCTTTCGCGCAGGCTATATTGAATCGTGGGGTCGAGGCATCGAAAAAATCAACCGCGAATGCAAAGAATATGGCATCGCACCACCCCTCTACGACTACAGCATGTCCGGACTGATGCTCACATTCATAGCCAATCCTGAACACGTGAATGCAGCGCTCAGAGAACACGCCTCAAATCAGCACCGGGGTGACACACCGCAAAAAAAGCTGGTGAAAACGCCGGTGAAAACGCCGGTGAAAACGCCGGAAAAAATTCTCCGGCTTCTGGCGGCAAAGCCATCCATGACTCTGAACGAGGTCGCCGCCGAAATTCAGAAATCACTCAGCGCGGTTGAGCGCGCCAGTTCCAAGCTGGTGAAAGAAGGGCGAATGAAATATGTCGGTCCTCAAAAAGGTGGTCATTGGGAAGTGTTGGAAGAGTATGATGAATAA
- a CDS encoding type I restriction-modification system subunit M, which translates to MALKKSELYSSLWQSCDELRGGMDASQYKDYVLVLLFIKYISDKYAGQPYAPITIPQGASFADMAAMKGKSDIGDQINKKILAPLAAANKLSDFPDFNDATKLGTGKEMVDRLTNLIAIFENPVLDFSKNRADGDDILGDAYEYLMRHFATESGKSKGQFYTPAEVSLIIAQILGVREAQTSANTSVYDPTCGSGSLLLKVAHEAPTPVTLYGQEKDAATSSLARMNMILHDNPTALIVQGNTLADPKFTDNGALKTFDYVVANPPFSDKRWTSGLDPENDAHGRFQSFGVPPAKQGDYAYLLHIVRSLKSTGKGACILPHGVLFRGNAEADIRRNLVRKGYIKGIIGLPANLFYGTGIPACIIVIDKAEAASRKGIFMIDASSGFMKDGPKNRLRAQDIHKIVDVFTKGLEFPKYSRMVSLEEIEKNDFNLNLPRYIDSQEPEDRQDIEGHLRGGIPQADVDALARYWEVCPGLKSALFAPNRPGYLNLSVDKAGIKPAIYEHPEFAAFIADMQAHFTRWRDAACATLKNLVPGFAPKDLAVRLSEELLSHYTGRALIKHYNVYQHFMDYWAATMQDDCYLIAADGWSARTYRIIETDKKGKTKDKGWTCDLVPKPLIVARYFAREQAALDALTADLETVSGRMVELEEEHGGDEGAFAELDKINKACVSVRLKEVRFDANSKEETRILNAWLKLCQQEADLKKKVKEAEADLDTAAYRHYPKLTEAEIKTLVVEDKWLASLEAAIHGEMDRISQALTRRVRMLAERYAKPLPQLVGEVEALAARVDAHLRRMGVA; encoded by the coding sequence GCCGTACGCGCCCATAACCATCCCGCAAGGCGCGAGTTTTGCCGACATGGCCGCCATGAAGGGCAAGAGCGATATCGGCGACCAGATCAACAAAAAGATCCTCGCGCCCTTGGCAGCCGCCAACAAGCTCTCGGACTTCCCGGACTTCAACGACGCCACCAAGCTCGGCACCGGCAAGGAGATGGTCGACAGGCTGACCAACCTCATCGCCATCTTCGAGAATCCGGTCCTGGATTTTTCAAAGAATCGGGCCGACGGCGACGACATTCTGGGCGACGCCTACGAATACCTCATGCGCCACTTCGCCACCGAAAGCGGCAAGAGCAAGGGGCAGTTCTACACCCCCGCCGAGGTCAGCCTGATCATTGCCCAGATCCTGGGCGTCCGCGAGGCCCAAACCTCCGCCAACACCTCGGTCTATGACCCGACCTGCGGTTCGGGTTCGCTCCTGCTCAAGGTCGCCCACGAAGCGCCCACACCCGTGACCCTCTACGGGCAGGAGAAGGACGCCGCCACCAGCAGTCTGGCGCGCATGAACATGATCCTGCACGACAACCCCACCGCCCTCATCGTGCAGGGCAACACCCTGGCCGACCCGAAGTTCACGGACAACGGGGCCCTCAAGACATTCGACTACGTAGTCGCCAATCCGCCCTTTTCCGACAAGCGCTGGACCAGCGGGCTCGATCCGGAAAACGACGCGCACGGCCGCTTCCAGTCCTTCGGCGTGCCCCCGGCCAAGCAGGGGGATTACGCCTATCTGCTGCACATCGTGCGGTCGCTGAAAAGCACCGGCAAGGGTGCGTGTATCCTGCCCCACGGCGTGCTCTTCCGGGGAAACGCCGAGGCCGACATCCGCCGCAATCTGGTGCGCAAGGGCTACATCAAGGGCATCATCGGCCTGCCCGCCAACCTCTTCTACGGCACGGGCATCCCGGCCTGCATCATCGTCATCGACAAGGCCGAGGCCGCAAGCCGCAAGGGCATCTTCATGATCGACGCCAGTTCCGGCTTCATGAAGGACGGTCCCAAGAACCGCCTGCGCGCCCAGGACATCCACAAGATCGTGGATGTGTTCACCAAGGGGCTGGAATTTCCCAAATACTCGCGCATGGTCAGCCTGGAGGAGATCGAGAAGAACGACTTCAACCTGAACCTGCCGCGCTACATCGACAGCCAGGAGCCCGAGGACCGTCAGGATATCGAAGGCCATCTGCGCGGGGGCATCCCCCAGGCCGACGTGGACGCCCTGGCCCGGTACTGGGAGGTCTGCCCCGGCCTCAAGTCCGCGCTCTTCGCGCCCAATCGGCCGGGATACCTGAATCTCTCGGTGGACAAGGCCGGCATCAAACCCGCCATCTACGAACATCCCGAATTCGCGGCGTTCATCGCCGACATGCAGGCCCACTTCACGCGATGGCGAGACGCGGCCTGCGCCACTCTCAAAAACCTCGTGCCCGGCTTCGCGCCCAAGGATCTGGCCGTGCGCCTGTCCGAAGAACTGCTGTCCCACTACACCGGCCGCGCGCTCATCAAGCACTACAACGTGTACCAGCACTTCATGGACTACTGGGCCGCGACCATGCAGGACGACTGCTATCTCATAGCGGCCGACGGCTGGAGTGCCAGGACCTACCGCATCATCGAGACGGACAAGAAGGGCAAGACCAAGGACAAGGGCTGGACCTGCGACCTCGTTCCCAAGCCCCTGATCGTGGCCCGCTACTTTGCCAGGGAACAGGCCGCGCTGGACGCTCTGACGGCGGATTTGGAAACCGTGTCCGGCCGCATGGTCGAACTGGAAGAGGAACACGGCGGGGACGAGGGCGCATTCGCCGAGCTGGACAAGATCAACAAGGCCTGCGTCAGCGTCCGGCTCAAGGAGGTCCGCTTCGACGCAAACTCCAAGGAAGAAACCAGGATTCTGAACGCATGGCTCAAACTCTGCCAGCAGGAAGCGGACCTCAAAAAGAAGGTCAAGGAGGCCGAAGCCGACCTCGATACGGCGGCCTACCGGCACTACCCCAAACTGACCGAAGCCGAGATCAAAACCCTGGTGGTGGAAGACAAATGGCTGGCCAGTTTGGAAGCCGCCATCCACGGCGAAATGGACCGCATCAGCCAGGCTCTGACCCGACGTGTGCGGATGCTGGCCGAACGCTACGCCAAACCGCTGCCGCAGCTGGTGGGAGAAGTGGAAGCACTGGCGGCCCGCGTCGATGCGCACCTCCGACGAATGGGGGTAGCATGA
- a CDS encoding restriction endonuclease subunit S, whose amino-acid sequence MKPGNKCPQGYKQTEVGVIPEDWETRPCSEVSERIMVGIVIRPTQYYVSNGVPAFRSANIREDGINDLDLVFISEESNALLAKSQTRTGDVLTVRTGYPGTSAVVYSRHEGCNCIDLLITRPSKKLDSEWLAIWVNSPSGKEQVLRNQGGLAQKHFNVGDMRNLVVALPPLPEQRAIAEALSDVDELLDALDRLIAKKRDIKQAAMQQLLTGQTRLPGFSGKWEVKRLNALADIHSGGTPSTGESCFWDGEIPWCTPTDITALDGHKYLGETARRITQLGLKASSAELIPGNSVIMTSRATIGECAINVVPVTTNQGFKNFIPFKTTNVEFLYYLLGTHKQGFISLCGGSTFLEISKTQLAAYEVRLPPTQAEQTAIAEVLSDMDVELAALEQRRNKTRRLKQGMMQELLTGRIRLL is encoded by the coding sequence ATGAAACCCGGCAATAAATGCCCGCAAGGGTATAAACAGACCGAAGTTGGCGTTATTCCGGAGGATTGGGAGACAAGGCCATGCTCGGAAGTGAGCGAACGCATCATGGTTGGTATCGTGATTCGTCCGACTCAGTATTACGTCAGCAACGGGGTGCCAGCTTTTCGTTCGGCAAATATCCGCGAGGACGGGATAAACGACTTAGACCTCGTTTTTATCAGCGAAGAATCCAATGCCCTCTTAGCAAAAAGCCAGACTCGGACCGGTGACGTTCTCACGGTCAGAACCGGCTATCCGGGAACGAGTGCCGTCGTTTACAGCCGACATGAAGGATGTAACTGCATTGATCTTCTCATCACTCGGCCATCCAAAAAATTAGACTCTGAATGGTTGGCCATTTGGGTCAATTCACCGTCCGGTAAGGAGCAAGTTCTTCGCAATCAAGGCGGGCTCGCTCAAAAACATTTCAATGTTGGCGATATGCGGAATCTCGTTGTCGCTCTTCCCCCTCTCCCCGAACAACGCGCCATCGCGGAGGCGCTCTCGGATGTGGACGAGCTTCTGGATGCACTGGACCGACTCATCGCCAAGAAGCGCGACATCAAACAGGCCGCCATGCAGCAACTCCTCACCGGCCAAACCCGCCTGCCGGGGTTTAGTGGGAAGTGGGAGGTGAAGCGGTTAAACGCACTTGCGGATATTCATAGCGGGGGGACTCCCAGCACGGGCGAATCTTGCTTTTGGGATGGTGAGATTCCTTGGTGCACACCGACGGACATTACGGCGCTCGACGGACACAAATATCTTGGTGAAACCGCTCGAAGGATTACGCAACTCGGGCTCAAAGCGAGTTCAGCTGAATTGATTCCAGGCAATTCAGTCATCATGACATCACGGGCCACAATCGGCGAATGCGCCATCAATGTTGTTCCGGTCACAACCAACCAGGGCTTCAAGAACTTCATTCCATTCAAGACAACTAACGTTGAGTTTCTTTACTATCTGCTCGGAACGCATAAACAAGGATTCATCAGCCTTTGTGGCGGCAGTACCTTCCTGGAGATTAGCAAGACCCAACTTGCCGCATATGAGGTGCGGCTACCCCCCACCCAAGCCGAGCAAACCGCCATCGCCGAAGTCCTCTCGGACATGGACGTCGAACTTGCCGCCCTGGAACAGCGGCGGAACAAGACCCGCCGGCTCAAGCAAGGCATGATGCAGGAACTGTTGACCGGGAGGATACGTCTGCTGTGA
- a CDS encoding DUF1016 N-terminal domain-containing protein, with translation MKTNSPTLPADYAQWLADLKRRIAGTRQRVVLAANAQQIQLYHELGRDILARQAQEGWGAKVIDRLSVDLRSAFPDMKGLSSRNLKYIKYFAELCPDGHFGQQSAAQNDRGSMRKPVLTIWKEARNHETRQ, from the coding sequence ATGAAGACAAACTCGCCCACGCTTCCCGCAGACTATGCACAGTGGCTGGCCGACCTCAAACGTCGTATCGCCGGAACCCGGCAGCGCGTCGTGCTGGCGGCCAATGCCCAGCAAATTCAGCTTTATCACGAACTCGGCCGCGACATTCTCGCGCGTCAGGCCCAGGAAGGCTGGGGGGCCAAGGTCATCGACCGTCTCTCCGTCGATTTGCGTAGCGCCTTTCCGGACATGAAGGGGCTGTCCAGCCGCAATCTCAAATATATTAAGTACTTTGCAGAGCTGTGCCCGGACGGTCATTTTGGGCAGCAGTCTGCTGCCCAAAATGACCGTGGTTCCATGAGAAAGCCTGTCCTCACGATCTGGAAGGAGGCGCGCAACCATGAAACCCGGCAATAA
- a CDS encoding type I restriction endonuclease subunit R produces the protein MMNNIGQPERHTQNRVIALFRQELGYRFLGDWTDRHNSNIEEHLLSDWLVKSGHNQAQISRALHILRTEASNPNRSLYENNRIVYGLLRYGVQVKTDAGKVTNTVQLIDWDAPENNDFALAEEVTLKGRHERRPDLVLYVNGIAVGVIELKNSRVSIGDGIRQLLSNQKPEFNAWFFSTVQIVFAGNDTEGLRYGAIGTPEKFFLRWKEDDIDQGRFLLDKYLLKICRKDRLIELMHDFVLFDGGVKKLPRVHQYFGIKAAQEHVRAYKGGIIWHTQGSGKSIVMVLLARWILEYNPHARVAIITDRDELDKQIERVFTDSGEPIKRASSGRDLMTQLGRPLPRLLCSLVHKFGRRDVDDLERFIADLEASPSQTVGEIFVFVDECHRTQSGKLHRVMKAMLPSAVFIGFTGTPLLKQDRQTSLEVFGGYIHTYKFGEAVEDGVILDLVYEARDIDQRLGSQDKVDAWFEAKTKGLNDWQKDELKKHWGTMQKVLSSRSRMDKVVADILFDFSVKPRLSSERGNAILVASSIYEACKYFSMFQKTPLKGKCAVVTSYNPQAGDISKEDVGENSETDKEFIYATYTDLLRDVQPKPGKTRTETYEDEAKRLFVDEPVNMKLLIVVDKLLTGFDAPPCTYLYIDKSMQDHGLFQAICRTNRLDGDDKDFGYIVDYKDLFKKVENAIAVYTSELHSAPGEADPQILLRDRLKTGREGLDRALEDIRLLCEPVEPPKGELEHIRYFCGNSENPDDLQEREPQRVALYKATVALIRAYAGIADELEAAGYSSKEVERIKTDVKTYTDLREIIRNASGETLDLKPYEADMRHLIDTYIEADSSRVISPFANMPLLDLIVKTGIADAIAQRLEGLKGNKNAIAESIENNVRRKIMQEYLNNPAFYDRMSALLEEIIAARKARAVEYEEYLRRIAELVRQATAGHGGAAPKTLDTPGKRALYDNLSEDEELALRVHSTLRETCPDGWRGVMPREQTVKSGLYGVLQDEDDVERIFQVVFNQKEY, from the coding sequence ATGATGAATAACATCGGCCAGCCGGAACGCCACACCCAGAACCGGGTCATCGCCCTCTTCCGCCAGGAACTGGGCTACCGCTTCCTGGGTGACTGGACCGATCGCCACAACAGCAACATCGAAGAACATCTTCTTTCCGACTGGCTGGTAAAATCCGGCCACAATCAAGCCCAAATCAGCCGGGCTCTCCACATCCTGCGCACCGAAGCATCCAACCCCAATCGCAGCCTCTACGAGAACAACAGGATCGTGTACGGGCTGCTGCGCTACGGCGTGCAGGTCAAAACCGACGCCGGGAAGGTCACGAATACGGTCCAGCTCATCGACTGGGACGCCCCGGAGAACAACGACTTCGCCCTGGCCGAGGAAGTGACCCTCAAGGGCAGACACGAACGCCGCCCCGATCTTGTCCTGTATGTCAACGGTATTGCCGTGGGCGTCATCGAACTCAAGAACAGCCGCGTATCCATCGGCGACGGCATCCGGCAGCTTCTGTCCAACCAGAAGCCCGAATTCAACGCCTGGTTCTTCTCCACGGTCCAGATCGTTTTCGCGGGCAACGACACCGAAGGGCTGCGCTACGGCGCCATCGGCACGCCCGAGAAATTTTTCCTCCGCTGGAAAGAGGATGACATTGACCAGGGCCGCTTCCTGCTCGACAAGTACCTGCTCAAGATCTGCCGCAAGGACCGCCTCATCGAGCTCATGCACGATTTCGTGCTCTTTGACGGCGGCGTGAAAAAGCTCCCCCGCGTGCATCAGTATTTCGGCATCAAGGCGGCGCAGGAGCACGTGCGGGCCTACAAGGGCGGCATCATCTGGCACACCCAGGGCAGCGGCAAGAGCATCGTCATGGTCCTGCTGGCGCGTTGGATTCTGGAATACAATCCGCACGCGCGCGTGGCCATCATCACGGACCGCGACGAGCTGGACAAACAGATCGAGCGGGTCTTCACGGACAGCGGAGAGCCGATCAAAAGAGCCTCCAGCGGACGGGACCTGATGACGCAGCTCGGGCGTCCCCTGCCGCGTCTGCTCTGCTCGCTGGTGCACAAGTTCGGACGCCGAGACGTGGACGATTTGGAACGCTTCATCGCCGACCTGGAAGCAAGCCCAAGCCAGACAGTGGGCGAAATCTTCGTCTTCGTGGACGAGTGCCACCGCACCCAGAGCGGCAAGCTGCACCGGGTCATGAAGGCCATGCTGCCCAGCGCCGTCTTCATCGGCTTCACAGGCACCCCGCTTCTGAAGCAGGATCGCCAAACCAGCCTCGAAGTGTTCGGCGGGTACATCCACACCTACAAATTCGGCGAGGCCGTGGAAGACGGGGTGATCCTCGATCTGGTCTACGAGGCGCGAGACATCGACCAACGGCTCGGTTCGCAGGACAAAGTCGACGCCTGGTTCGAGGCTAAAACCAAGGGTCTGAACGACTGGCAGAAGGATGAACTGAAAAAGCACTGGGGGACCATGCAGAAGGTCCTCAGTTCCCGGTCCCGCATGGACAAGGTGGTGGCGGACATCCTGTTCGACTTCAGCGTCAAGCCCCGGCTTTCCAGCGAGCGCGGCAACGCCATCCTCGTGGCATCGAGCATCTACGAAGCCTGCAAATATTTCAGCATGTTCCAAAAGACACCGCTCAAAGGCAAATGCGCGGTGGTGACCTCCTACAACCCGCAGGCGGGCGACATCAGCAAGGAGGACGTCGGCGAGAATTCCGAGACGGACAAGGAATTCATCTACGCCACCTACACGGACCTGCTGCGGGATGTGCAGCCCAAGCCGGGCAAGACCAGGACCGAGACCTACGAAGACGAGGCCAAGCGGCTCTTTGTCGACGAACCGGTCAACATGAAACTCCTCATCGTCGTGGACAAGCTGCTGACAGGCTTCGACGCCCCGCCATGCACCTACCTCTACATCGACAAATCCATGCAGGACCACGGCCTGTTCCAGGCCATCTGCCGCACCAACCGCCTGGACGGGGATGACAAGGATTTCGGCTATATCGTCGATTACAAGGATCTCTTCAAAAAGGTCGAGAACGCCATCGCCGTGTACACGTCGGAACTGCACAGCGCCCCCGGCGAAGCCGATCCGCAGATCCTGTTACGGGACCGCCTCAAGACAGGGCGGGAAGGCTTGGACCGGGCGCTGGAAGACATTCGGCTCCTGTGCGAACCGGTCGAGCCGCCCAAGGGAGAGCTTGAACACATCCGCTATTTCTGCGGCAATTCCGAAAACCCCGACGACCTCCAGGAGCGCGAGCCGCAACGGGTCGCCCTGTACAAGGCCACGGTGGCCCTGATCCGAGCCTACGCCGGCATCGCCGACGAACTGGAAGCGGCTGGCTACTCCTCCAAGGAGGTCGAGCGCATCAAAACGGACGTGAAAACCTATACCGACCTGCGCGAGATCATCCGCAACGCAAGCGGCGAAACCCTGGACCTGAAGCCCTACGAGGCGGACATGCGCCACCTCATCGACACGTACATCGAGGCGGATTCCTCGCGCGTCATTTCGCCTTTCGCGAACATGCCCCTCTTGGACCTGATCGTGAAGACCGGCATCGCCGACGCCATCGCCCAACGCCTTGAAGGCTTGAAGGGGAACAAGAACGCCATCGCCGAATCCATCGAAAACAACGTCCGCCGCAAAATCATGCAGGAGTACCTGAACAATCCCGCCTTCTACGACAGGATGTCGGCCCTGCTGGAAGAGATCATCGCGGCCCGGAAGGCCAGAGCCGTGGAATACGAGGAGTATCTGCGGCGGATCGCCGAACTGGTACGACAAGCCACCGCCGGGCACGGCGGCGCTGCGCCCAAGACGCTCGACACCCCCGGCAAACGCGCGCTTTACGACAACCTGAGCGAGGACGAGGAGCTTGCCCTGCGTGTCCACTCCACTCTGCGGGAAACATGTCCGGACGGCTGGCGCGGAGTTATGCCCCGAGAGCAGACCGTCAAAAGCGGACTGTATGGCGTCCTGCAGGATGAAGACGACGTGGAGCGCATCTTCCAGGTCGTGTTCAACCAAAAGGAATATTGA